acgtgtccagggaagggctatgaagctggtgaagggtctggaacacaagtcctatgaggagtggctgagggaactggggttgtttagtctggagaagaggatctcgggggagaccttattgctctctacaattACCTGAAGGGAAGTGTTGTGGAACTGGGGttcagcctcttctctcagataactagtgataggactacagggaatggcctcaagttgcaccaggggaggtttaggttggaaatgaggagacatttcctgtcagaaagagtagtcgggcactggaatgggttgcaCAGGGAGGTGttggagtcaccgtccctgggggtgtttaaggaaaggttggacgtggtgcttagggacatggcttagtgggtgatactggtggtagggggatggttggaccagatgattttggaggtcttttccaaccctaatgattctatgattcttattacagatgaaaaatgtcAACACTTACCTCCAGTTacaattacaattttatttgtacTTGGGCCACCAGCACTTTTGGTGTTTACGTATTCAGATCACCAGGAATACAACCTCAACAAACTTTATTATTACATTCCTGTCATAACAAGGGGTGATGACCACGGGAGCCAGGCTACAAGGAGATACTTTCTTTAACAACTACAGATCATtctacaaataataaaaataataagccAAATCGATAACTAAACCGAAACGTATACACATGGCTTGAGTCAGTGCTTGTGAGGTCACTTGTGGCTGAGGAGTTAATAGGGCAGGAACAGTATCATAGCTTGTGTCTTTGATTGTGAGGTGGCACAGACTGCATAGGTGGTGGAGATATCTGCTGCTGGTCTTCCTGCTCACTTCTatcatttcttcagttctttgaTGGGTTTTGTGTTGGGGCACTTGAAATAAGGAACCGGGCAGTCTTCTTATCAAAGGAATTCACGAGGAAAGGGGGGATTCTTGGGAGAAAGGATAAATAGGCTGTAACATGGTAATTTAAGGTTGGACTGGTAAAGAAACCTCTGCTCTCTATTGCTGACCTTGCAACACTTTAGTTTAgtagtttagtttagtttagttattttactttttaacagTTTAGATTAAGTGTCTGGGTCTCAGGGTTGGGCTTTTTTTtaggttgtttttcttccccctggAACGACAGAAGAAACCACAAGGATGGAGAGAGCCTGAAATAAGAGGAAAACGAGACAGCATCttttagtttagaaaaaaaaaccacacacacacacacacacacacacacacacaaaaaaaaaaaaaaaaaaaaaaaacaaaacagcttttcaagagGCCAGAAACAGAACTTTCCTGCCCAAGTCTTGCTGCTGTTTAAATCATTCCAGCTTCCCTGGCACTCCCAAGCCAGGGGTGCTCTGACAGCTGATGCTAAGGGGCTGCCGCAGCAGAAGCAGGCACGCAGGAAGCCCCTGCCTTCTGCCAAGTGTGTTCGTGTCACTTCAACTACACCAAGGCATCGCTCCCGTAGCCTGAGTCTTTGCACACTCGCTCCCATATGGCTCGTGTGCTTGCTCCCCCTGGGTATGTTCCCCAAGGGCTTgtatttgttattaatattaatattaatattaatattaatattaatattaatattaatattaatattaaaatactccTCGGCTCTCATTCGCGCCTGGAAATCGCCAGGGCATTGGGCGCAATAAGGCTTCGGCGCATGCGCCAGCTGAGAACCCCACCCCTCCCCACCGCACGTACCGGCGCGCGTGCGTGCAGTGTCTGCTGACACCTCGCTTCCGCCCTTCCCTGGGCAGAACTCGGCCTTCAGGGAGGTCACGCGCCTGCGCTTCTCAGCCGCGCCCCGGAAGCGTTTCCCGGCGCTGCTTCCGGCCACCTCAGCTCGCTCCGCACCTCAACATGTCGGGCGCCGCGGGGTCGGgcgcgggcggcgcgggggccGCGGGCTCGGTGGGCTCGGTGGTGCGGCGCTTCCTGGCCGAGTACGGCAGCGGCACGCCGAGTCGCCTCAAGGTGCTGGACGCCTACCTGCTCTACGTGCTGCTCACCGGCGCGCTCCAGTTCGGCTACTGCCTCGGCGTCGGCACCTTCCCCTTCAACTCCTTCCTCAGCGGCTTCATCTCCGCCGTCGGCAGCTTCATTCTCGGCGGTCAGTGCGGCCCCTGCGCTCGCCTCGGCCCCTGCGCGGTTTCCCCTGGCAGCCAGGGCATCCCCGTGGCAGCCGCTTTCGGTGGTttctggggacaggacaaggggcaatggccacaaaatggagcacaggaagctccgcaccaacatgcgaaagaacttcttcacggtgagggtgacggagcactggaacaggctgcccagggaggttgtggagtgtccttctctggagatattcaaggcccgtctggacgcctacctgggcagcctgctctaaggaacctgcttaggcagggggattggacccaatgatctcttgaggtcccttccaacccctacatttctgtggttttgtgatTCTGCTTACTTGCTGTGGCGACGTCTTAAGGTCCATCGGCAACCTGAGAGCCCCAAGCAATGTGCCAAGCCCCCTGGAGCTCAGAGTTCccacagaaatgggaaaatctCTTTTATTGACCACAGCAGCCCCTTAGAGATCCCCAAACGACCCCCGGCAGCCCAGGgagcctctgcagcagcccctgagACTCCCCTGGCAGCTGGCAAGTCTTGGTACTTGGTATTTTTCTAGCAATTCTTCCTGGAAACCGGGAAGTTGCTATAGCAACAATAAAATGTTCTGAGCAATCTGAAAACTGCAGAGTTCCATGCTGCCTAGCAGCCACGGGTGCCCCCTGCTAACCTTAaagcacacagctctgctcctggtAACCTCCAGGCTTGTTCCCCTGCAGCTGCCGCATCTCCTCGAGAGCACCCTCAGCTGTGACCTCTCCCAGTGGGCCAGGCCTGGTGGGCTCACCATGCACCACAGGAGGATGCTCTTCAGCAGATGGTGAGCCTGCAAGGTTCTGTCCATGGGCACTACAAGGCCCAGCTCCTCATCAGCCACAGGGTGTCCCTGCTTCTCCGTGTTGGTCTGGGAATCCTCCCTTTTACCATcttgtatcacagaatcatagaatggagtgggttggaagggacctttatGATTATCTAGTTTCACtctcccctgccatggacagggaccTCATCCACTAGATGAGGTTgtccagggcctcatccagtctggccttgaacacctacagggatggggcatccacaacatctctgggcaacgtgttccagtgcctcaccaccctgagtgaattctgagtgaagaattccATCCTAACACCTAATctaaatttcttctcttttggtttaaaaccattccctccttgtcctatccgcataagcaaaaagttgttctccatctttttttgtataagccccctttaagtactgaaaggctacagtgaggtcttcccagagccttctcttctgcaagctgaacatctccagctctctcagcctttataggagaggtgctccaacctCTGATCATCCTTATGGCCCTCCTCTGCACCTGCTCtacaggtccacatccttcttgtttTCGGGGCCCCAAACCTGAATTCAGGAttccaagtggggcctcatgagggcagagtagagggggacaaacacctccctcgacctgttGGCCACTTgtctgatgcagcccaggatgcagttggcctcttgggctgcagcactgctggctcatgctgaggtttttgtccaccagaatccccaagtccctctctgcagggttGCTCTCTTGTATTGATGTCTTTCTGTAGCAAACATCCTATGGTGAACCAAAACCCTAGCAATGACTGCTTAAAGATGTTGCTCTCCCATAATGCACCctaaaaaacacctttcttccctgcagccctgcccagtGCACCCAGTAGAGTGTTGCTTGCCCCGTTTTTGTGCCTGTCCCATCCTGTTATAAGCCTGTTCCACTCAGGTCTCGTTTGGACACCCCCTGTAGTGCTGTGCGAGAGCTGACTGCGTGTCAGCCCCATGCAAATCCCCTGACAGTGATCTTGTCTCACAAGAAAGATAGAGTTGACTTTTCTTTTATGCTGGTGGAACAGTGACCTGAACTGAGGTGGACTGCCCTACCAAGGCTATGCTTCCCACCATGGCTTCTCTTTGTGATCTCTgatctctcattttctctctactATGCAGTTTGCCTACGGATCCAGATCAACCCCCAGAACAAAGGCGAGTTCCAAGGCATTTCACCAGAGCGGGCATTTGCCGATTTCCTCTTTGCCAACACCATCCTGCATCTTGTCGTTATTAATTTTGTTGGCTGAACTCTAGAAGAGACTGTAAGGTACTGATCCATGGGGCCACAGAAGGGGCAACACCAGCACACAtgatttctctatttttgtAGAGTAGGGAAAAAACTAGAAAGATAGTGAAACCAGAAGTCTAGCTCCTAGCTTTCTCCAGGACAAGAACAGTTAATCCATTTTTCTCTACAGTGCTATAGGGCAAGAATTTAGTGGCTTTTGattttgtgaatttattttttgtctttccacGTTTAAAAGGCAGCTTAGCTAGGTGTGTCACAGAAATCTACCcatatttgtcttttatatGAGAAATATGCCTTTATTTCTTGAAGGAGGGTCTCTAGGGGCTGGGACTCCTGGTCTCTGTCCCTGATGGTTGTCCTGTTTGGAGGCCATAGTATGGCTGGTGTCCAAGTTTGAAGTTTCTCAGCAGATGAGAGCAAAGAGTTAAGAATAGGGAGAGTTTGATGCTAGAAAGTGCACAGCATGTTCTATTGTTACAGTTGCAAAGAGCCACAAGCTGTTCGGAGCTTGTGGtgcattttctctccctttccagATGCATTCTTCATgttatctttctctctttacaGGTCTCGAATTCCTCTGGGGTTCTGATGTTAAAACCTGTCGTAGGGAAGTGTTGTTCCCCGTCAGACTTGTAACTGCTTCCATGGTGAGGAAGGGGAAGCAGggagtaaattttttttctacagactGTCCTATGGAGGGGTCTACTGCCTCATTTCAGTTACTGTAATCCTTTCTCTCAATAAAGCCCTTCATAGTACTGCACACTTTTCCTTGCTGAAGACAAATACGGAGTTTCTTCCTATACCCAAGTTCCCGCACTCATGATTCcctgtttttccctccttctctctctccctttctccctctctaccCTCCAGGCTTTTATTTTGTGCCCCAGTTTCTGGGGGAAACTGGAAGCAAGTTGTCATGGAAACACAGATGTCATCTTCCCTTTATCTTATGGAAAGTATGTTGCCAACACAACCCCAGGCttcaaagctgcagaaagctttGTTTAGACTGTGGTTAGAGATCATGAACGGAAGGAAGCTGGGGGTGTCATTCAGCCTATGCCCACCTGTATCCATCTTGGCAACCCTGCCCCCAGAGCAGGGgagttgaaactagatgatctttaaggtccttttcaacccaggccattctatgattaccACGGGCCTTCCCATATCCCTCAGCATCACATGGGGCACAGCTGGATGTGCCAGCTGGGCTTACAggctcacagaatcacagaatcgtctaggttggaagagacctccaagatcacctagtccaacctctgccctaacactaacaagtcctccactaaaccgtatcacgaagggctacatctaaacgtcttttaaagacctccagggatggcgactcaacctcctccctgggcagcccattccaatgctcACTAAGGCTTGGTTTTTCTGCAACCTGAATTGCTGATAAACCCACGGATGTTGGAAGGGGCTGCCAGGCTGTGTCAGTGTCTGGGACAGAGCTGCGCTTGAGCTGTCCTGGCACAATGGAGAAGGTTTTCCTCAGATTAAACCttgaaaatcttttctcttttaaggtACTGTGAAATGCTTAATCTCAATGGCTTTAGCCCTTGAGCATTGCCTTCTCAAGCCTCAGCTAGCATCTGGTTGAAGCCAATTGCTTTTTAGTCATGAGGGAAATTAGAGCCCTGCAATGATCAAATTATAGGCACAGGGTAGGATGTTAGCTCTAGCTATTCCTTCCTGATCATTGGATGAAGAATTAACCTGGGTTACCTTTAGGCTTGAGGCTCTGTCCTTGTACTGATCCTGCTTCATGCTTGCCTTGTTTGGTCAGCAGCTGAAACACTgagtaataaaaacatatacTAAGGCTATGTTACAAAGGAATGCTTGACTGTTGGCATGCAGGAGTTAAAACATGGGGTTCAATAGCTTCAACATCTCAGCATTGGATTATGGTACCTGTTTACCACCTTTTTCCATCTAGCatttccagctgtgctgcagccattAAAACCGTAGAAGTGTGACATACGGGCCTCCAAATAGTCCTGAATAGTCAGGTATGAGGAAGCAGGGTCTTTACTGTCTTGAAGG
The sequence above is drawn from the Cygnus olor isolate bCygOlo1 chromosome 25, bCygOlo1.pri.v2, whole genome shotgun sequence genome and encodes:
- the DAD1 gene encoding dolichyl-diphosphooligosaccharide--protein glycosyltransferase subunit DAD1 produces the protein MSGAAGSGAGGAGAAGSVGSVVRRFLAEYGSGTPSRLKVLDAYLLYVLLTGALQFGYCLGVGTFPFNSFLSGFISAVGSFILGVCLRIQINPQNKGEFQGISPERAFADFLFANTILHLVVINFVG